From a region of the Pieris rapae chromosome 22, ilPieRapa1.1, whole genome shotgun sequence genome:
- the LOC110992844 gene encoding COP1-interactive protein 1 isoform X2: MEILDDTKEQMIKMQNDFVAMEAEWKEEKMKLLADIEAKDDQLKSLKEANAILENSRFEISLANSRLSEELESKVKEVLELQGKLSEMTKVYVKDEPVQQSEEEKGSIEIADMTELTRKIEVLEQLNFEIRQTNKELEIQLASISKEAKSPLTISPSKKASPVPTRKGRNTASKMKSPWSKLSAEALNQDPEKKTTKSDIPKSETIVQALSKDLLEKDYIISQKDTIIRELTSSNDRKEIVIDELKSELLSQKKPVFEKVDVGIETEKSDLRCETKDTTRVDGSPEERLNAAQEQIALLTEEIDSANKNMIKVKANCKSKLKQMQKTIDKFGSVSDANAEIVRLNEEIHQLSQKVAELEEEKGNLQLHLVDYDSGRLTDTDIYKKMVEMENLAEARLKSISLLETQKFDLVQELHILQQKNAEMEDKIADICQLENEQVCSEIKSVQLEEQIDGLVAAKKELELVVENLKLDKEQVERNIDSLKTEKEELLQKLEHYVQENIDLTDKLEKLSAEKVSSAESIEIVESLTTQEKLEIEEYNKGIQSEKADDNNFESTEPPLGSESVAKLMQENEELKSKIELFSQERQEVMEKMNTICTENITIHKNIEDLENRCRNLQTNIDQLSFEKAELLDLNKELNSQIEELKNQRLDIVKEAAEVKLIAAEDTVDNPLEIHQDDKAVGDKASKGAKSVKQLTKEILKLKNIIKEREDDIADCQMKILSLEESQEKQSELTQSNAAYEVKIKQLSEENKYLKIQNDTMMNDKIEQTHLKDTIEPLQQEIQRLQREFSAAVNSRDAKVQELENLLGEYEKQIFNYSNTLQQKDKDINEYVNQVTKLNDISQKLKSRIELFEEEKANDQNVELIQSLNQQILLYQNALSECEEKLRTLEEEKAQLASIKSKLENKHVLLDSELSKLKETHNENQKLIDELKRQQQKHREEWAEVMLQAKDRDEEIHEIKLQLRKESIENEKLRTMLQQKEHDFSELMTEREELKKKLEIISHEETSKSDLTALENKNKELIEKLKKFALSIKKKTAMYSDLENQFNDMQKQLEIKSEQYEQAMIQVETVPALQDKLKYANEELNRILTERNILEDNLLSARSELASLQKKYDDAQEEIIKLNDSLNTINIEAKLNRDENVTLNLNMESLTNKLVEYEIELKNNSNLLTKITCLESEIDQKQMQIANLTTELHSKDQNINQLQFGLDAKVQERDMYIENLQSELDKYKNRIYRLEESISVMENRRQSLERKADQLDMQLQEKQKSYSDYTVQEDELITRLAALMDHDRVLEKEMHEIENDNKNLQYKIHDINEEFLKLQKNNSELQQYCSNLENQTAKVESLEAENSSFQQKIENLESNLKKLHNEHQQLLAQRKMEMDDVEAEFNTQIEAAIKEKKHLSENVEKLNEHIQRLESEIHDYRITIENLHINLEELSTQNSKLKEQSSNKNPESPDYTEQYISEINRLNSVINSKNSQITEEIDKIQTLQAHNHSLKCTAENNIAQLSAKLQESFQQLQDLSQENESLKSNIRELNILITQKEDQIKQLIEKKKLVFEMNIPKTEGMTISSTIEELSGEQKSLSVLQSQILSDAEINYEEINTFKKVDATNSEKPTQQSEGSVEPLIVSKKAYICSNPGDSKEVDPFNSDEGWGLGESEEIYDVTPGVTQLNQEIKQLQDNNDRLKKELDASNNKLLRAIKKLKELKNANDMLANELKISKQISNSSMLDMAIESELSSNLEMLEKKVQELTDTINKEKKDKETLTKQNEVLKNANDRLIELKEKMDNELELWKYNFKQANDKISLNQQHHSEVQHENVQTSKIDSKLEEDILKLEKENDELQGLLDAVKSEKEELSGEITMLNKEVITLRQKCLENDDRDLLKKQIEDLINTNNDLSVTSQKLHCDISASEDRYLQLVNINEDLKASCKEAENDKLDLIKKYTFMETESVALKSQNQEYLKEIKSLRETLEALQLELLQEKQNLEQVRKNITLSDRNDIIEKECESLKAQLEEVKSRNESIELEKNSKTESNHGQIIELKSKIDKLNLENDQLLSTVTELRSSVSTAMDQRGFEIAELWKQHLAQRESEFQSNEQDLRMQLNASESKYEQLLESVQSSTQEETNKILILEQVTSLQNKLQEKEIQLNNLQIKFEDVMHQLDILRSEMEDEKMIHENKLLVQQEEYEKIITDMRSESEKHDEDTTVNALQIELVATRSVNESLNQRIEELKYSYESRISELGKALQQKESEIFQKTHDYTISLADRNNEFEFVRKQLLEYERKIEDLTYEKESELAVLRLKMHENTEHYQKLRTESDEEKVKLSETLNEKIIECTNLNKRIVDLNKILEEYANKAAETQLVLESQELEIVTLKDEIESMKTTLRAASTRIEKHVTFASDTKDSSDRETTMNNELLDAVPRAELDLALYMLHQRDVRCEELTMELTQLLEERDTLQLRLSDSLRSYEELKSHHGSVGLDNSIDLREDTISELPSFSIEKESQFADVHRAQTSRSSSICESDGDKPKLQAKLSELRSVKHSRDVRLRHESEQRQLGLRLLQQDVANLPPQAREQLNQAQHTLSRDSQSTPTVLLNWLRGKSTPKVVHM, from the exons ATGGAGATATTGGACGATACTAAAGAGCAGATGATTAAAATGCAGAATGACTTTGTTGCAATGGAAGCCGAATGGAAAGAGGAAAAGATGAAACTGTTGGCTGACATAGAAGCCAAAGATGATCAACTGAAAAGTCTTAAAGAAGCCAACGCTATTCTTGAAAATTCGCGATTTGAAATTAGTTTGGCCAATTCAAGATTATCGGAAGAGCTCGAGTCGAAGGTGAAAGAGGTTCTAGAATTACAGGGCAAGTTGAGTGAAATGACCAAAGTCTATGTCAAAGATGAACCGGTACAACAGTCTGAGGAAGAAAAAGGCTCAATAGAAATAGCCGATATGACAGAACTGACGAGAAAAATAGAAGTATTGGAGcaattgaattttgaaatcAGGCAGACTAATAAAGAACTAGAAATTCAACTCGCTTCAATAAGTAAAGAAGCAAAATCACCCCTGACTATTTCACCTTCTAAAAAAGCGAGTCCTGTACCGACACGAAAAGGCAGAAATACTGCTTCTAAAATGAAATCGCCTTGGAGTAAACTTTCGGCGGAAGCCCTCAATCAAGATCCCGAAAAGAAGACGACAAAGTCAGACATTCCCAAATCAGAAACGATCGTACAAGCGCTCAGTAAGGATTTATTGGAGAAGGACTACATTATATCGCAAAAAGATACGATCATTCGCGAATTGACTTCCTCTAATGACCGTAAGGAAATCGTCATCGACGAATTGAAGTCGGAGCTCTTATCACAAAAAAAGCCAGTTTTCGAAAAAGTTGATGTAGGTATAGAAACGGAAAAATCGGACCTTCGCTGTGAAACTAAAGATACGACGCGTGTCGACGGGAGCCCGGAGGAGAGATTGAACGCGGCTCAGGAACAAATCGCATTGTTGACTGAGGAGATAGATTCGGCAAATAAGAATATGATCAAAGTTAAGGCCAATTGCAAGTCAAAACTTAAACAAATGCAGAAGACGATCGACAAGTTCGGTTCGGTGTCCGATGCGAACGCCGAGATCGTCCGTCTGAATGAAGAAATTCACCAACTCTCGCAGAAAGTGGCCGAGCTGGAGGAGGAGAAAGGCAACTTGCAATTGCACCTGGTGGATTACGATAGCGGAAGGC TTACCGACACAGACATATACAAGAAGATGGTAGAGATGGAGAATTTAGCCGAAGCCAGGTTGAAATCAATAAGTTTGCTCGAGACTCAAAAGTTTGATTTAGTTCAAg agttACACATATTACAACAGAAAAATGCAGAAATGGAGGATAAAATTGCGGATATATGTCAACTTGAAAACGAACAAGTCTGCTCTGAAATAAAATCGGTCCAATTAGAAGAGCAAATCGATGGACTTGTCGCTGCCAAGAAAGAACTGGAGTTGGTCGTCGAAAACCTGAAACTGGACAAAGAGCAAGTAGAGAGAAACATTGACTCGCTTAAGACTGAAAAGGAAGAGCTATTGCAGAAGTTAGAGCATTATGTCCaagaaaatatagatttaactGACAAATTAGAAAAACTAAGCGCCGAAAAAGTAAGCTCAGCGGAATCGATCGAGATCGTCGAATCGTTAACTACACAAGAGAAGCTAGAAATAGAAGAATACAATAAAGGAATTCAATCAGAGAAAGCGGACGATAACAATTTTGAGTCTACTGAGCCACCACTCGGTTCAGAAAGTGTTGCCAAACTTATGCAAGAAAATGAAGAACTAAAGAgcaaaattgaattattttcgcAAGAGAGACAAGAAGTTATGGAAAAAATGAATACTATATGtacagaaaatattacaattcatAAGAACATCGAAGACTTAGAAAACCGATGTCGTAATTTGCAGACAAATATCGACCAGTTAAGTTTTGAAAAAGCAGAACTTCTTGATctgaataaagaattaaactcTCAAATAGAAGAGTTGAAAAATCAACGGCTCGACATAGTCAAGGAAGCCGCCGAAGTTAAACTTATCGCAGCCGAAGACACGGTTGATAATCCTCTCGAAATTCACCAAGACGATAAAGCCGTGGGCGACAAAGCCTCGAAAGGAGCGAAATCTGTGAAACAGTTGacaaaagaaatattgaaattaaaaaatatcattaaagaGAGAGAGGACGACATAGCAGATTGTCAAATGAAGATATTATCGCTAGAAGAAAGCCAAGAAAAACAGAGTGAGTTAACGCAAAGTAATGCAGCATATGAAGTTAAAATCAAACAACTGtcagaagaaaataaataccttaagATACAAAATGATACCATGATGAATGACAAAATTGAACAAACACACCTCAAGGACACGATCGAGCCTTTGCAACAGGAAATCCAACGCCTCCAAAGAGAATTTAGTGCCGCTGTCAATTCTCGGGATGCAAAAGTTCAGGAATTAGAGAATTTGTTGGGCGAATAtgagaaacaaatatttaattacagtaaTACATTACAGCAAAAAGATAAAGATATCAACGAATATGTCAATCAAGTTACTAAACTAAATGACATCTCTCAGAAACTCAAATCGAGAATAGAACTTTTCGAAGAGGAAAAAGCGAATGATCAAAATGTGGAACTGATTCAATCTTTAAACCaacaaatattactttatcaaAATGCGTTGTCCGAATGCGAAGAAAAGTTACGAACTCTGGAAGAAGAAAAGGCTCAATTGGCATCTATAAAGTCTAAACTCGAGAACAAACATGTATTGCTCGACTCGGAGCTCTcgaaattaaaagaaactcATAATGAGaaccaaaaattaattgaCGAGTTAAAACGGCAACAACAAAAGCATAGAGAAGAGTGGGCCGAAGTTATGTTGCAGGCGAAAGACCGAGATGAAGAAAtccatgaaataaaattgcaacTTAGAAAAGAGTCCATTGAAAATGAAAAGCTTAGAACAATGTTACAGCAAAAAGAACACGACTTCTCTGAGCTAATGACCGAACGTGAAGAACTAAAGAAGAAACTAGAAATAATTTCTCACGAAGAGACATCTAAAAGTGACTTAACGgcattagaaaataaaaataaggaattaatcgaaaaattgaaaaaatttgCTTTAAGCATCAAGAAAAAAACTGCTATGTATTCCGATTTAGAGAATCAGTTTAACGATATGCAAAAACAACTTGAAATTAAATCTGAACAGTACGAACAAGCGATGATACAAGTCGAAACTGTTCCAGCATTACAAGACAAGTTAAAGTATGCAAACGAAGAACTCAATAGAATTTTAACTGAAAGGAATATTCTCGAAGATAATCTTCTCAGTGCGCGGTCAGAATTGGcatctttacaaaaaaaatatgatgatgCTCAAGAggaaatcataaaattaaacgattcCTTAAATACCATCAATATTGAAGCAAAACTTAATCGAGACGAAAATGTGACCTTAAATTTGAACATGGAAAGTCTAACGAATAAACTTGTAGAGTATGAAATAGAACTGAAAAATAACTCAAATCTACTGACTAAAATAACCTGTTTAGAGTCTGAAATCGATCAAAAGCAAATGCAAATAGCCAATCTAACCACGGAACTCCATAGTAAGGATCAAAACATAAATCAATTGCAATTCGGACTTGACGCGAAGGTTCAGGAGCGAGAtatgtatattgaaaatttgCAGTCtgaattagataaatataaaaaccgtATTTATCGTCTTGAAGAAAGTATTTCTGTGATGGAAAATAGACGACAATCTTTAGAGAGAAAAGCGGATCAACTGGACATGCAattacaagaaaaacaaaaatcttacaGCGATTACACAGTCCAAGAAGATGAGTTGATTACACGTTTAGCCGCTTTAATGGATCACGATAGGGTTCTTGAAAAAGAGATGCATGAAATAGAAAATGACAATAAAAacctacaatataaaatacacgaCATAAATGAAGAGTTCTTGAAGTTGcagaaaaataattcagaGTTACAACAGTATTGTTCTAATTTGGAAAACCAAACGGCTAAAGTAGAGTCATTAGAGGCTGAAAATAGTTCATTCcaacaaaaaattgaaaatcttgaatctaatttgaaaaaattacacaatgaACATCAACAATTGTTAGCTCAAAGGAAAATGGAAATGGACGACGTGGAAGCAGAATTTAATACCCAAATTGAAGCAGCcataaaagaaaagaaacatCTCAGTGAAAAcgttgaaaaattaaatgagcACATTCAAAGATTAGAAAGTGAAATTCATGATTATAGGATAACAATTGAAAACCTACACATCAATCTTGAAGAACTATCAACACAAAATTCAAAACTGAAGGAACAATCGTCAAACAAAAATCCCGAAAGTCCAGATTATACTGAACAATATATAAGTGAAATCAATAGATTAAACTCCGtcattaatagtaaaaatagtcAAATTACCgaagaaatagataaaatacagACATTGCAAGCCCATAATCACTCTTTGAAATGCACAGCAGAAAACAATATCGCACAGCTTTCTGCAAAGCTTCAAGAATCATTTCAACAGCTGCAAGACTTGTCGCAAGAAAATGAATCGCTAAAGAGCAACATTCGTgagcttaatattttaattacccaAAAAGAAGATCAAATCAAGCAGTtgattgaaaagaaaaaattagtttttgagATGAATATACCTAAAACAGAAGGAATGACAATATCGTCAACTATTGAAGAGTTAAGCGGCGAACAAAAATCTTTGTCAGTGCTGCAATCTCAGATACTGTCAGATGCTGAAATAAACTATGAAGAAATCAATACATTCAAAAAAGTTGACGCAACTAACTCTGAAAAGCCAACTCAACAATCGGAGGGTTCTGTAGAACCTTTGATTGTCTCAAAGAAAGCTTACATTTGCTCCAATCCTGGCGATAGTAAAGAAGTGGATCCATTTAATTCAGATGAAGGCTGGGGCCTGGGAGAGAGCGAAGAGATATACGATGTTACTCCAGGCGTTACACAATTAAATCAGGAAATAAAACAACTCCAGGATAATAATGATAGGTTAAAGAAAGAACTTGACGcctctaataataaattattaagggctattaaaaaattaaaagaacttAAAAATGCGAACGATATGTTGGccaatgaattaaaaatatcaaaacagaTATCTAACTCATCGATGTTAGATATGGCTATTGAGAGTGAGTTATCTAGCAATCTTGAGATGTTGGAGAAAAAAGTACAAGAACTTACCGACACTATTAATAAGGAGAAAAAAGACAAAGAAACGCTCACTAAACAGAATGAAGTCCTAAAGAATGCAAATGATAGATTAATAGAGTTGAAAGAGAAAATGGACAATGAATTGGAACTGTggaagtataattttaaacaagcaaatgacaaaatatctttaaatcaACAACATCACTCTGAAGTTCAGCATGAAAATGTTCAGACTTCAAAAATAGATTCAAAACTTGAAGAGGACATATTAAAACTTGAGAAAGAAAACGATGAGTTGCAAGGGCTTCTTGACGCTGTTAAAAGTGAAAAAGAAGAACTGTCAGGTGAAATTACTATGTTGAACAAAGAAGTGATAACGCTTCGTCAAAAATGTTTGGAAAATGACGATCGTGACttacttaaaaaacaaatagagGATCttatcaatacaaataatgatCTATCTGTCACGTctcaaaaattacattgtgATATTTCGGCCTCAGAAGATCGTTACCTGcaattagtaaatattaacgAAGATTTAAAGGCTTCTTGTAAAGAAGCCGAAAATGATAAATTAgacttgataaaaaaatatacatttatggaAACTGAAAGTGTAGCTCTTAAATCTCAGAATCAAGaatatttaaaggaaataaagtctttaagAGAAACTCTTGAAGCTTTACAGTTGGAACTATTACAGGAAAAACAAAATCTGGAACAAGTACggaaaaatattacactttcCGACAGAAAtgatataattgaaaaagaaTGCGAAAGTTTAAAAGCTCAATTAGAGGAAGTAAAAAGTCGCAATGAAAGCATAGAACTTGAAAAAAACTCTAAAACAGAGAGTAATCATGGTCAAATAATTGAACTTAAATCGAAAATTGACAAGTTGAATTTAGAAAACGATCAACTATTATCAACGGTCACCGAGTTACGGTCGTCAGTATCGACTGCTATGGATCAAAGGGGATTTGAAATAGCGGAACTGTGGAAGCAACATTTAGCACAAAGGGAAAGCGAATTCCAATCTAATGAACAAGATTTGAGAATGCAATTAAATGCCTCTGAGAGTAAATACGAGCAACTTCTTGAGAGCGTACAGTCATCCACACAGGAGGAAACAAATAAGATCTTAATATTAGAACAAGTTACATccctacaaaataaattacaagagaaagaaatacaattaaataatttacaaattaaattcgaaGATGTCATGCACCAACTGGATATATTGCGATCTGAAATGGAAGATGAAAAAATGATACATGAAAACAAACTTTTAGTACAACAAGAGGAATACGAAAAGATCATAACTGACATGAGGAGCGAAAGTGAGAAACACGACGAAGACACGACTGTCAACGCTCTTCAAATTGAGTTGGTGGCTACGAGATCCGTCAACGAGAGTTTGAATCAACGCATAGAAGAACTTAAATATAGTTATGAATCAAGAATATCGGAACTGGGTAAAGCTCTTCAGCAAAAAGAAAGTGAAATCTTCCAAAAAACGCACGACTATACAATTAGTCTCGCTGATAGAAATaacgaatttgaatttgtgcGAAAACAACTCTTGgaatatgaaagaaaaattgAGGACTTAACTTATGAAAAGGAGTCTGAACTGGCAGTTCTTAGGTTGAAGATGCACGAAAACACCGAACATTATCAGAAATTACGTACAGAATCAGATGaggaaaaagttaaattatctGAAACGCTAAATGAAAAGATTATCGAATGCACAAACCTCAATAAACGAATAgttgatttgaataaaatattagaagaaTACGCAAACAAAGCGGCTGAAACTCAACTAGTCTTGGAAAGTCAGGAGTTAGAGATTGTAACGCTCAAAGATGAAATCGAAAGCATGAAGACGACACTGCGAGCCGCCTCTACGAGAATAGAGAAACACGTTACTTTTGCTTCCGACACTAAAGACTCTAGCGATCGCGAAACAACGATGAATAACGAGTTACTAGATGCGGTCCCGAGAGCAGAGTTAGATTTGGCTCTGTACATGCTTCACCAAAGAGACGTACGCTGCGAAGAACTGACGATGGAATTGACTCAACTGTTGGAGGAAAGAGATACATTACAACTGCGTCTGTCCGACAGTTTGCGTTCTTACGAAGAACTCAAGTCGCATCACGGGTCTGTCGGCCTCGATAATTCGATCGACCTAAGGGAAGATACAATATCTGAACTGCCCAGCTTTAGTATAGAAAAGGAATCCCAATTCGCCGACGTACATCGTGCGCAAACATCTAGGAGTAGTAGTATCTGTGAGTCCGACGGAGACAAACCGAAACTACAAGCCAA GCTGTCCGAGCTGCGCAGCGTGAAGCACAGTCGCGACGTGCGCCTCCGACACGAAAGCGAGCAGCGGCAGCTCGGTCTGAGGCTCTTGCAGCAGGACGTTGCCAATCTGCCTCCTCAGGCAAGAGAGCAACTGAACCAGGCTCAACATACCCTCT cccGTGACTCTCAAAGCACTCCCACGGTGCTTCTGAACTGGCTCCGAGGGAAAAGCACTCCAAAAGTTGTTCATATGTAA